Proteins encoded by one window of Petrotoga mexicana DSM 14811:
- a CDS encoding PspC domain-containing protein gives MRKLYRSRENKILAGVCGGLGEYFEIDPVIIRLLWIVLSLVWGFGVILYIIAIFIIPPQPQGNRYSDEHLEETPGTEHHHISHNLEDEDRKVVIGLFALLFIVIGLIILVSIITPSTFFFRNFIKIVISILLIGIGAYLISKSRTKK, from the coding sequence ATGAGAAAACTTTATCGTTCCAGAGAAAATAAGATTTTAGCCGGCGTTTGTGGAGGCTTAGGTGAGTATTTCGAAATTGATCCAGTTATCATACGACTTTTGTGGATTGTGTTAAGCCTAGTTTGGGGATTTGGGGTTATTTTGTACATAATCGCAATTTTTATAATCCCACCGCAACCTCAAGGAAATCGTTATTCTGATGAACATTTAGAAGAAACGCCCGGAACCGAGCACCATCATATTTCACATAATCTAGAAGACGAAGACAGAAAAGTCGTTATAGGGTTGTTTGCATTACTATTTATCGTAATTGGGCTAATTATTTTGGTAAGTATAATAACTCCTTCGACATTTTTCTTTAGAAATTTTATCAAAATCGTGATAAGTATATTATTGATCGGAATTGGGGCATATTTGATTTCCAAATCAAGAACCAAAAAATAA
- a CDS encoding complex I 24 kDa subunit family protein: MEKYYEKELLEELHDIQETYGFISEEDILRISQKRDIPKAQLYGVISFYSMFHLEPTGKYIVRVCDSVSCRLNESTTLVKALKDYLKVEENETTKDKKFTLEVVECLGHCDEGPVMMVNDTYYTHLTVTKAIQILDSLE, translated from the coding sequence ATGGAAAAGTATTATGAAAAAGAACTCTTGGAAGAACTTCACGATATTCAAGAAACGTATGGATTCATCTCCGAAGAGGATATCTTGAGAATCTCGCAAAAAAGAGACATCCCAAAAGCTCAGTTGTACGGGGTGATCAGTTTTTATTCTATGTTCCATCTTGAACCAACGGGGAAATACATCGTACGTGTATGTGACAGTGTCTCATGTAGATTAAACGAGTCCACAACCTTAGTTAAAGCCTTGAAAGATTATCTCAAAGTTGAAGAAAATGAAACCACAAAAGACAAAAAATTCACTCTAGAGGTAGTTGAATGTTTGGGGCATTGTGATGAAGGCCCTGTTATGATGGTTAACGATACTTATTACACTCATCTAACTGTTACCAAGGCGATTCAAATACTCGATTCACTGGAATAG
- a CDS encoding complex I 51 kDa subunit family protein, producing the protein MERIFLKKDLGKNLEEYDFLGLKNALKMQPQQVINKIKESGLRGRGGAGFPTGIKWETVFSIENDTKFIICNADEGEPGTFKDRFLMENLPFKVLEGIIISGYATGSKYGYIYIRGEYVEAIKIVKKAIEKLYEKNILGENILNSDFLFDLKLVRGAGAYVCGDETSLINSIEGDRGKSRIKPPLPVFEGLYGKPTVVNNVETLAAAAEIMSYDNNPYSQMGTEKSRGTKLVSISGDVNKPGVYEVEFGKLTVKDIVQEVAGGVKGEKIGFVIPGGISTEALTEDELNVPYTYENLQKMGSNIGSGGMIVVSSQRNHLEIVKNVSDFFRDETCGTCFPCREGNKNINKIVSDIYKRGYPTSHEIEIISDIQYAVSSAARCGFGESSLNLILSIFEKFYTKKVEV; encoded by the coding sequence ATGGAAAGAATCTTTCTAAAAAAAGACTTAGGCAAAAATTTGGAAGAATACGACTTTCTCGGCTTAAAAAATGCTTTGAAGATGCAGCCCCAACAAGTTATCAACAAAATAAAAGAAAGTGGTTTAAGAGGAAGAGGCGGAGCCGGATTCCCTACAGGTATAAAATGGGAAACGGTGTTTTCAATTGAAAATGACACCAAATTTATCATATGTAATGCGGATGAAGGAGAACCCGGAACTTTCAAAGACAGATTTTTGATGGAAAATCTACCTTTTAAAGTTTTGGAAGGCATAATAATCAGCGGTTATGCCACTGGATCTAAATATGGTTACATCTACATTAGAGGTGAATATGTAGAGGCAATAAAAATCGTTAAGAAAGCGATCGAAAAACTTTATGAAAAAAATATATTGGGAGAAAATATTCTAAACTCGGATTTCTTGTTTGATTTGAAGTTAGTGAGAGGTGCAGGCGCCTACGTTTGTGGAGATGAGACATCTTTAATCAATTCCATTGAAGGAGACAGAGGAAAATCTCGTATAAAACCTCCTTTACCAGTTTTTGAGGGATTGTATGGTAAACCAACAGTTGTCAATAACGTTGAAACATTAGCTGCGGCAGCAGAAATAATGAGTTACGATAACAACCCTTATTCACAAATGGGAACAGAAAAAAGCAGAGGAACAAAATTAGTCTCTATCAGTGGTGATGTCAACAAACCAGGCGTTTACGAAGTAGAATTTGGAAAGTTAACAGTTAAAGATATTGTACAAGAAGTGGCAGGAGGGGTTAAAGGGGAAAAAATCGGCTTTGTTATACCAGGTGGAATTTCCACCGAAGCATTAACTGAAGATGAATTAAATGTACCTTACACCTATGAAAATCTTCAAAAAATGGGGAGTAACATCGGATCTGGCGGAATGATAGTAGTTTCTTCACAAAGAAATCATTTAGAAATCGTTAAAAATGTCTCCGACTTTTTCCGAGACGAAACATGTGGAACGTGTTTCCCATGTAGAGAAGGAAATAAGAACATAAACAAAATCGTATCGGATATATATAAAAGAGGATATCCAACTTCACACGAAATAGAAATAATCTCTGATATACAGTACGCGGTAAGCTCTGCAGCACGTTGTGGATTTGGAGAATCTTCTTTGAACCTTATTCTCTCCATATTTGAGAAATTTTACACAAAGAAGGTGGAAGTATGA